From Carya illinoinensis cultivar Pawnee chromosome 5, C.illinoinensisPawnee_v1, whole genome shotgun sequence, one genomic window encodes:
- the LOC122310004 gene encoding cytosolic sulfotransferase 12-like produces MSTLQSPSFTIDLEHLEEDGPSQECKDIDIEKGQLSEYHGFWIPTWSLEGVMASQKQFQARDTDVLLVTAPKVGTTWLKAILFALVNRMHYPNLQEHPLLTNLPHALVPILEGDMYNKKKVKDLNHASPKLLSTHMPYNLLPTSVKNSTCKIVYVYRNPKDTFVHFGIS; encoded by the coding sequence atGTCTACACTTCAATCACCTTCTTTTACTATTGATCTTGAGCACTTGGAAGAAGATGGACCAAGTCAAGAATGCAAAGACATCGACATAGAGAAAGGTCAACTAAGTGAGTACCATGGATTTTGGATCCCAACTTGGTCATTGGAAGGAGTTATGGCATCACAAAAACAATTTCAAGCTCGTGACACTGATGTCTTATTGGTGACTGCTCCCAAAGTTGGTACTACCTGGTTAAAGGCCATCTTATTCGCCTTAGTGAACCGGATGCACTACCCCAACCTTCAAGAACATCCTCTACTCACAAACCTCCCTCATGCTCTTGTTCCGATATTGGAAGGAGATatgtacaataaaaaaaaggttaaagatCTTAATCATGCCTCTCCAAAACTCCTTTCAACTcatatgccttataatttgttACCAACATCTGTGAAAAACTCAACATGTAAGATTGTGTATGTATATAGAAACCCTAAAGATACATTTGTGCACTTTGGCATTTCATGA